A genomic stretch from Pseudomonas alkylphenolica includes:
- the xthA gene encoding exodeoxyribonuclease III, which produces MKIVSFNINGLRARPHQLAALIEKHQPDVIGLQETKVSDDQFPLAEVQALGYHVHFHGQKGHYGVALLSRQAPLSLHKGFASDEEDAQRRFIWGTFADGDGTPITIMNGYFPQGESRDHPTKFPAKQRFYSDLQALLENQFKNDQPLLVMGDVNISPEDCDIGIGADNAKRWLKTGKCSFLPEEREWMARLKNWGLVDSFRHLHPEVADRFSWFDYRSRGFEDEPKRGLRIDLIMASQGLLPRIKAAGVDYDLRAMEKPSDHAPIWLELA; this is translated from the coding sequence ATGAAGATCGTCTCGTTCAACATCAATGGCCTGCGCGCCCGGCCCCATCAGTTGGCGGCGTTGATCGAAAAGCATCAGCCAGACGTGATTGGCCTGCAGGAAACCAAGGTCAGCGACGATCAGTTTCCGCTGGCCGAGGTCCAGGCCCTGGGTTATCACGTGCATTTCCATGGCCAGAAAGGCCACTACGGCGTCGCCCTGCTCTCGCGCCAGGCGCCGCTGAGCCTGCACAAAGGCTTTGCCAGCGATGAAGAGGATGCCCAGCGCCGCTTTATCTGGGGCACCTTCGCCGATGGCGATGGCACACCGATCACCATCATGAACGGCTACTTCCCCCAGGGTGAAAGCCGCGACCACCCGACCAAATTCCCGGCCAAACAGCGCTTTTACAGCGACCTGCAGGCCTTGCTGGAAAACCAGTTCAAGAACGATCAGCCATTGCTGGTCATGGGCGATGTGAACATTTCGCCCGAAGACTGTGACATCGGCATCGGCGCCGACAATGCCAAGCGCTGGCTGAAGACCGGTAAGTGCAGCTTCCTGCCCGAAGAGCGCGAGTGGATGGCACGCCTGAAGAACTGGGGTCTGGTCGACAGCTTCCGTCACCTGCACCCCGAGGTTGCCGACCGTTTCAGCTGGTTCGACTACCGCAGCCGCGGCTTCGAAGACGAGCCCAAGCGCGGCCTGCGCATCGATCTGATCATGGCCTCCCAGGGCTTGCTGCCGCGGATCAAGGCAGCTGGGGTCGATTACGACCTGCGCGCCATGGAAAAGCCTTCGGACCATGCGCCGATCTGGCTGGAACTGGCGTAG
- a CDS encoding DUF2589 domain-containing protein — MATIDNSLIGSVMNALPLDRMISGPLQAMIQAQVTASKSYADFLMGVCIQDGKAVAIQFDYDETITDEQGVYKGTVSKKMQIPLLAAVTHPNIVIEEGNIEFELTISQQAESTTETGGEASFGASLGWGPFKLNVKGQVSHKSSQTRKTDTRARYAFNTKVRRQDPPEALMRVIDFLTEAATKPVVMADATAQNLDALPGSALPMPDQATQP; from the coding sequence ATGGCAACTATCGATAACAGCTTGATCGGCTCGGTCATGAACGCCTTGCCACTGGACCGAATGATCTCCGGCCCTTTGCAGGCGATGATTCAGGCGCAAGTCACCGCGAGCAAGTCGTACGCCGACTTTCTTATGGGCGTGTGTATTCAGGATGGCAAGGCCGTTGCCATTCAGTTTGACTACGACGAAACCATCACCGATGAACAAGGGGTCTATAAGGGGACTGTCTCCAAGAAGATGCAGATCCCGCTGCTGGCAGCGGTTACCCACCCCAACATTGTCATTGAAGAAGGCAATATCGAGTTTGAGTTGACCATCAGCCAGCAAGCCGAGAGCACTACCGAGACCGGTGGTGAAGCGAGTTTCGGCGCCTCGCTGGGTTGGGGACCATTCAAACTCAACGTCAAGGGCCAGGTCAGCCACAAGTCCAGCCAGACCCGTAAAACCGACACCCGTGCACGCTATGCCTTCAACACCAAAGTCCGCCGTCAGGACCCGCCAGAGGCGTTGATGCGCGTGATTGATTTCCTCACTGAAGCAGCCACCAAACCGGTGGTCATGGCTGATGCCACGGCTCAAAACCTTGATGCACTGCCTGGATCGGCCCTGCCAATGCCTGACCAGGCAACACAACCCTAA
- a CDS encoding Mor transcription activator family protein produces the protein MELRDLNRIDIQQLPHSLQMLIECLGIENAYNLTCAFGGRPKYIPKHRERTTLAQVLPATALDALIKRFAGMALEIPKVDHFLRQLRNQQIQQESAEGLSRSMLANKYGLSLRQIGNIRRQESCAHARLTS, from the coding sequence ATGGAACTGCGCGATCTCAACCGTATTGACATCCAACAGCTGCCCCATTCGCTACAGATGCTCATCGAATGCCTGGGTATTGAAAACGCTTACAACTTGACCTGTGCTTTCGGTGGCCGCCCCAAGTACATCCCCAAGCACCGTGAACGTACCACTCTGGCGCAGGTTCTCCCTGCGACAGCCCTGGACGCCCTGATCAAACGTTTTGCCGGTATGGCTCTGGAAATCCCCAAGGTCGACCACTTCCTGCGCCAACTGCGCAATCAACAGATCCAGCAGGAAAGCGCCGAGGGTCTCTCGCGCAGCATGCTAGCCAACAAATACGGCTTGAGCTTGCGCCAGATCGGCAACATCCGCCGCCAGGAGTCGTGTGCACACGCTCGCCTCACCTCTTGA
- a CDS encoding TerC family protein produces the protein MAALQAFLENDILGTSTWFWLAFIGIVLTLLVLDLGVLHRKAHEIEMRESLLLYASYFSVGVLFGGWIWWELGAQPALEFYTGFLVEQSLSMDNVFVMAMIFSYFAIPRLYQHRVLFWGILGVVVLRAIMIGVGSALVQEFAWILYVFGAFLLVTGIKMLFSREEAHPDLANNPVLKFVRGHLRVTDDLHGPRFFVRLKAAGQSKTVLYATPLFLALVLIELADLVFAVDSVPAIFAITQDPFIVYTSNIFAILGLRALYFALAALMHRFVYLKYALALVLIFIGSKIFYHGLIGAVPALLSLGVTVSLLSGGVVLSLFKTRDQPHHPANSGSHK, from the coding sequence ATGGCGGCTCTACAGGCATTTCTCGAAAACGACATTCTCGGCACCAGCACCTGGTTCTGGCTGGCATTCATTGGCATTGTCCTGACCTTGCTGGTATTGGATCTGGGCGTGTTGCATCGCAAGGCTCACGAAATCGAGATGCGCGAAAGCCTGCTGCTGTACGCCAGCTATTTCAGTGTCGGTGTGCTGTTTGGCGGGTGGATCTGGTGGGAGCTGGGCGCGCAACCTGCCCTGGAGTTCTACACCGGGTTCCTGGTCGAACAGTCGCTGTCCATGGACAATGTCTTCGTCATGGCGATGATCTTCAGCTACTTCGCCATCCCCCGCCTCTACCAGCACCGGGTATTGTTCTGGGGCATCCTCGGCGTGGTGGTGCTGCGCGCGATCATGATCGGCGTAGGCAGCGCCCTGGTCCAGGAGTTCGCCTGGATCCTCTATGTGTTCGGTGCCTTCCTCCTGGTTACCGGAATAAAGATGCTGTTCTCCCGCGAAGAGGCCCACCCGGACCTGGCCAACAACCCGGTGCTCAAGTTTGTACGCGGCCATTTGCGCGTCACCGATGACCTGCATGGCCCGCGTTTTTTCGTGCGCCTCAAGGCTGCCGGGCAAAGCAAGACCGTGCTGTACGCCACCCCGCTGTTCCTGGCGCTGGTACTCATCGAACTGGCCGATCTGGTGTTCGCCGTCGACAGCGTGCCGGCCATCTTCGCCATCACTCAGGACCCGTTCATTGTCTACACCTCGAACATCTTCGCGATCCTTGGCCTGCGCGCCTTGTATTTCGCCCTGGCGGCGCTGATGCATCGGTTTGTCTATCTCAAGTACGCCCTGGCCCTGGTGCTGATCTTTATCGGCAGCAAAATCTTCTATCACGGCCTGATCGGCGCAGTGCCGGCATTGCTGTCGCTGGGTGTGACCGTGAGCCTGTTGAGTGGCGGCGTAGTGTTGTCACTGTTCAAGACCCGCGACCAGCCACACCACCCCGCAAACTCCGGCAGTCACAAATGA
- a CDS encoding GNAT family N-acetyltransferase, which yields MTESTAVPAQVRLLDGGYSREARSLLYHAYRHEPTFAFLFEAQRPGYDQRIRATVRELVKQHFLQELPALGLLVDDRLIGIALIAPPQRRLGITESWAWRMRMVLSTGFRCTRRYLDYQAALMACLPGEAVHVLPLLGIHPQFQGKHYGEQLLQAVHDWCAEDEHSQGVVLDTGNEHYLAFYQRQGYQEIGEIAVGPVREHVFFHPNPQPSQRASAMPA from the coding sequence ATGACCGAATCGACTGCTGTCCCGGCTCAGGTCCGCCTGCTTGATGGTGGCTACAGCCGTGAGGCGCGTTCATTGTTGTATCACGCCTATCGGCATGAGCCGACCTTTGCCTTCCTGTTCGAGGCGCAGCGTCCTGGCTATGACCAGCGCATTCGCGCCACGGTGCGAGAGCTGGTCAAGCAACATTTTTTGCAGGAGTTGCCGGCATTGGGGCTGCTGGTTGACGACCGGCTGATCGGTATTGCCCTGATCGCACCGCCACAGCGCCGCCTGGGCATCACTGAAAGTTGGGCCTGGCGCATGCGTATGGTCTTGAGTACCGGTTTTCGTTGTACCCGGCGCTATCTCGATTATCAGGCGGCGCTGATGGCCTGCCTGCCGGGTGAGGCCGTGCATGTGTTGCCGCTGCTGGGGATTCATCCGCAGTTCCAGGGTAAGCACTACGGCGAGCAATTGTTGCAAGCTGTGCATGACTGGTGTGCCGAGGACGAGCACTCCCAAGGCGTGGTGCTGGACACCGGAAATGAACACTATCTGGCCTTTTATCAGCGCCAGGGTTACCAGGAAATCGGCGAAATTGCTGTAGGACCTGTACGCGAACATGTGTTCTTTCATCCCAACCCCCAGCCATCTCAACGTGCATCGGCCATGCCTGCATAA
- a CDS encoding autotransporter assembly complex protein TamA: MTYSGRFTCGLILWMASIAAYGQSELVVKVKPANNELKANVEGYIGSLGKRDEEALLRFSRGAVEQARKAAQALGYYQAQIDTEVKAPTKADNGPQLILSIDPGEPVHLRDVTIRIDGPATELKAFRMPDSKALRSGEVLNHGHYEDAKRLIQNQAARYGFFSGRFVRQRLAVDPQAGVADIELIYDSGPRYRLGKVSFAGDTPFDETLLQRMVPFKADTPYDSELIAELNNALQSSGYFEGVRVDAAPTAAVAQSIPVAVQLSTRKPRTMGLGLGFSTDVGPRGKANWTRHWVNPQGHSYGWETELSAPRQNVGLWYDIPLDPPLTDKVRFAGGYQNEEIAGTDTLSKLLTVGPEWHSKLPSGWQRVLSLKYQREEYRLGDDSGLSNLLMPGVSYSYLRSDNRIDPHNGYRLQFDVQAAKEGLVSDTNLLHANMVLKGLTTLAQKHRFLGRVQVGGSATNDYQSSIPPSLRFFAGGDQSVRGYDYQSLSPENSDGDRIGGRYLVAGSAEYQYEVVEKWRVATFVDQGNSFNNLEFPSLKTGVGIGVRWVSPVGPLRLDLAHALDDDGGFRLHFSMGPEL, translated from the coding sequence ATGACGTATTCAGGACGATTCACCTGCGGTTTGATTCTATGGATGGCCAGCATTGCTGCGTATGGGCAAAGCGAGCTGGTTGTGAAGGTCAAACCTGCCAATAACGAACTCAAGGCCAATGTCGAGGGCTATATCGGCAGCCTTGGTAAACGCGATGAAGAGGCGCTGCTGCGTTTCAGCCGTGGGGCTGTCGAGCAGGCGCGTAAGGCGGCTCAGGCACTGGGCTACTACCAGGCGCAGATCGACACTGAGGTCAAGGCGCCGACCAAGGCCGACAACGGCCCGCAGCTGATCCTCAGCATCGACCCTGGCGAGCCCGTGCACTTGCGTGACGTGACCATCCGCATTGATGGCCCGGCCACTGAACTCAAGGCATTTCGCATGCCCGACAGCAAGGCCCTGCGTTCAGGTGAAGTGCTCAACCATGGGCATTACGAAGACGCCAAACGGCTGATCCAGAACCAGGCTGCGCGTTACGGGTTCTTCAGCGGGCGTTTCGTGCGCCAGCGCCTGGCGGTTGATCCCCAGGCCGGCGTTGCCGACATCGAATTGATCTATGACAGCGGCCCACGCTATCGCCTGGGCAAGGTAAGTTTCGCCGGCGACACCCCGTTCGACGAAACCCTGCTGCAGCGTATGGTGCCGTTCAAGGCCGACACCCCCTACGATTCCGAGCTGATTGCCGAGCTCAACAATGCCCTGCAATCGAGCGGCTATTTCGAGGGCGTGCGGGTCGATGCCGCGCCTACGGCCGCGGTAGCGCAAAGCATTCCCGTCGCGGTGCAACTGAGCACTCGCAAGCCACGCACCATGGGCCTGGGCCTGGGGTTTTCGACCGACGTCGGGCCGCGTGGCAAGGCCAACTGGACCCGCCACTGGGTGAATCCGCAGGGCCATAGTTACGGCTGGGAAACCGAGTTGTCGGCCCCCCGGCAGAACGTCGGGTTGTGGTACGACATACCCCTTGATCCACCGTTGACCGACAAAGTCCGCTTTGCCGGTGGCTACCAGAACGAAGAAATCGCCGGCACCGACACGTTGAGCAAGCTGCTCACCGTTGGCCCGGAATGGCACAGCAAGCTGCCCAGTGGCTGGCAGCGCGTGCTGTCGCTCAAGTACCAGCGCGAAGAGTATCGCCTGGGTGATGACTCGGGCCTGAGCAACCTGTTGATGCCTGGCGTCAGCTATTCCTACCTGCGTAGCGACAACCGCATCGACCCGCACAACGGCTATCGCCTGCAGTTCGATGTACAGGCGGCCAAGGAAGGACTGGTGTCCGATACCAACCTGCTGCATGCCAACATGGTGCTCAAGGGCTTGACCACACTGGCCCAGAAACACCGTTTCCTCGGTCGTGTGCAAGTCGGTGGCAGCGCCACCAACGACTATCAGAGTTCGATACCGCCTTCGCTGCGTTTCTTTGCCGGGGGTGACCAGAGCGTGCGCGGCTATGACTACCAGAGCCTGTCGCCGGAAAACTCCGATGGAGATCGAATCGGTGGCCGCTACCTGGTGGCCGGCAGTGCCGAGTATCAGTACGAAGTCGTGGAAAAGTGGCGGGTAGCGACTTTTGTCGACCAGGGTAATTCATTCAACAACCTGGAGTTTCCCAGCCTCAAGACCGGTGTCGGTATTGGCGTGCGCTGGGTATCTCCGGTCGGGCCGCTGCGTCTGGATCTGGCCCACGCGCTGGATGACGATGGCGGCTTTCGTCTGCACTTCTCCATGGGGCCGGAATTGTGA
- a CDS encoding substrate-binding domain-containing protein, which produces MFRHLSLILLCLLPLLARAAPDTPAQLRIQGSNTIGAALAPALVKGMLEAQRASHISIVTTGIANEIQVSAQDAHGQPLRIDIAAHGSSTGFAALKTGQADLAAASRPIKVSELSALQALGDLNSATAEQVIGLDGVAVIVHPDNPLPQLSTGQLAQIFSGQITTWEELGLGNGPIHLYARDDRSGTFETFKALVLDAVGQTLASTARRFESGEQLASTVLTDRQAIGFSSLASVHGAKVLAIADGASRPMLPSPALVASEDYPLSRRLYFYLSPSQATPWARALVEFAQSPKGQAIVTASGFVGQQVQAVKVPPADNMPPRYRTLARNAQRLSVNFRFQEGNASLDNKALRDVRRVVEFLRQHNKLEQDAVLVGFGDAKDDPERAVLLSRLRAMAVRRELAREGVAPREIIGLGDELPVAANTAEEGRIRNRRVEVWVY; this is translated from the coding sequence ATGTTCCGCCACCTCAGCCTGATTCTGCTGTGCCTGCTTCCGCTCCTTGCCCGGGCCGCCCCTGACACCCCGGCGCAACTACGTATCCAGGGTTCGAACACCATTGGCGCGGCGCTGGCACCAGCGTTGGTCAAGGGTATGCTGGAAGCTCAACGCGCCAGCCATATATCAATCGTGACCACCGGTATTGCCAACGAAATCCAGGTCAGCGCCCAGGATGCCCATGGCCAGCCCTTGCGTATCGACATCGCCGCCCACGGCAGCAGCACCGGCTTTGCCGCACTGAAGACCGGACAGGCCGATCTGGCCGCCGCCTCACGCCCGATCAAGGTCAGTGAACTGAGCGCGCTCCAGGCATTGGGTGACCTGAACAGCGCCACCGCCGAACAGGTCATCGGCCTGGATGGCGTCGCCGTCATCGTCCATCCCGACAATCCCCTGCCGCAATTGAGCACCGGGCAGTTGGCGCAGATTTTTTCCGGACAGATCACCACCTGGGAGGAACTGGGTCTGGGAAACGGACCGATTCACCTGTATGCCCGGGATGACCGCTCAGGCACCTTCGAAACCTTCAAGGCGCTGGTGCTCGATGCCGTCGGGCAGACGCTGGCCAGCACCGCCCGGCGCTTTGAATCCGGTGAACAATTGGCCTCTACAGTCCTGACTGACCGCCAGGCCATTGGTTTCAGCAGCCTGGCGTCAGTACATGGCGCCAAGGTGCTGGCGATCGCCGATGGTGCCTCCCGCCCCATGCTGCCAAGCCCGGCACTGGTGGCCAGCGAAGATTATCCGCTGTCACGGCGTCTGTACTTCTACCTGTCGCCGAGCCAGGCCACGCCGTGGGCCCGGGCGCTGGTGGAGTTTGCCCAAAGCCCCAAAGGGCAAGCGATTGTCACCGCCAGCGGGTTTGTCGGGCAGCAGGTACAGGCCGTCAAAGTGCCCCCCGCCGACAACATGCCGCCACGCTATCGGACGCTGGCCCGCAACGCCCAGCGCCTATCGGTAAACTTCCGCTTCCAGGAGGGCAATGCCAGCCTGGACAACAAAGCGCTGCGTGATGTGCGGCGGGTGGTCGAGTTCCTGCGCCAGCACAACAAACTGGAACAAGATGCCGTACTGGTTGGATTTGGCGATGCCAAGGACGATCCCGAGCGCGCCGTCTTGCTTTCTCGCCTGCGCGCCATGGCCGTGCGCCGGGAACTGGCCAGAGAAGGCGTGGCCCCGCGCGAGATCATCGGCCTGGGCGACGAACTGCCGGTGGCAGCCAATACCGCCGAAGAAGGCCGCATCCGTAACCGGCGGGTTGAAGTCTGGGTCTACTGA
- a CDS encoding DUF2589 domain-containing protein: MTASDLCDITRGLQEAAAATNNLIAQQYIKLFDQFFDYDAQALGSPMKAKMVEVAMDDQHKMHVPLIALVSPRGLALERMQVDLSVRIQNTETTKASENLKRERFYVTVGGQNKRNGDSRDPDEVQIRMQFQACEPPEALNRLIEEYTNLISPQRLPDPPKPTDDSNEFIEAATVRG; encoded by the coding sequence ATCACCGCCAGCGATCTTTGTGACATTACCCGTGGCCTACAAGAAGCCGCTGCCGCCACCAATAATCTGATCGCCCAGCAGTACATCAAACTCTTCGATCAGTTTTTCGATTACGACGCCCAGGCACTGGGCTCACCGATGAAGGCCAAGATGGTTGAGGTGGCGATGGATGATCAGCACAAGATGCACGTCCCGCTGATTGCCCTGGTTTCACCCAGGGGGCTGGCACTGGAGCGTATGCAGGTTGACCTGTCGGTGAGAATCCAGAATACCGAAACCACCAAGGCCAGCGAGAACCTGAAGCGCGAGCGCTTCTATGTGACGGTAGGCGGCCAGAACAAGCGCAACGGTGACAGCCGTGATCCCGATGAAGTGCAAATCCGCATGCAGTTCCAGGCCTGCGAGCCTCCCGAGGCGCTAAACCGTCTGATCGAGGAATACACCAACCTGATCAGCCCGCAACGACTGCCTGACCCTCCCAAGCCCACGGATGACAGCAACGAATTCATCGAAGCTGCCACCGTACGCGGATAG
- a CDS encoding translocation/assembly module TamB domain-containing protein has protein sequence MLVLLLGLLLGTQTGSRWALGLVPGLQLEQFQGRLGGQWQAERVLWEQGADRVELVAPVFAWSPACLLRMTLCVERLQAEQVNLAFAPGEATPDSGPLQLPALKLPLAIELGEVRIGHLRLDGNEQLSQLQLAAHWTVAGLQIDSLQLQRDDLQLSLQGRLQPEGDWPLQVQGQLRLPKVDGQDWQLAVQIEGELQKTLKLTGDSSGYLNARLSGELQALAEQLPAKLQISAQAFKPGAELPDTLQLNNLQLSANGNLQSGYQLLGSASLASEQQPVALSLQGRVDAKGAQLSALDLTASADQRLKLTASADWQTGLSAEATIDWLDFPWLRLYPLEPAPQVTLRRFNGQVQYRDGNYQGEFKGDLDGPAGAFSLSSPFKGDLQQIALPQLALNAGQGKLAGSVSVQFADAVAWEAALELSALNPAYWLAELPGTLAGPLRSKGQIKNGELSLDADLDLKGRLRGQAAVLKAVAQGAGQTWTLGTLDIRLGDNHINGSGSLQQRLAGQLDLNLPRLGQLWPHLQGQLKGKLEVAGTLQAPQGTLTLQGQKLAQADNHLQRLTLDARLDSAQRAVIDLQAGGIRLGDTALGVLTAKGRGDIRQQQLELALDGPQLKLDLGVDGQLDKGNWRGRLASGQIQAGGQDWRLQAPAKLQRLATGQLDFGAHCWRSGQASLCGDDQRLAPEPRLRYHLKQFPLQSLAQWLPKDFAWQGLLNADINLDLPASGPKGTIVVDASGGTLRLREKDQWLDFPYQTLRLQSTLAPRRVDTRLDFKGERLGELSLVTRLDPVARNKPLSGDFRLTGLDIAIARPFAPMVERLAGQLNGSGQLSGTLLAPQVNGSLNLSAGEVAGAELPISLEDLNLQALIAGEQVQINGAWKSGEAGQGSLRGQVGWGRALAVDLHLQGQRLPVTVEPYANLEVAPDLKISLLDDKLAVAGKVRVPKGKITVRELPPSTVKVSDDTVIVGHQTEEGKAPMAVAMDIDVEVGQDKLSFSGFGLTANLLGHVHIGDNLDTRGELSLADGRYRAYGQRLTIRRARLLFAGPIDQPYLDIEAIRQTDDVIAGIRLSGSAEQPTTQVFSEPAMSQEQALSYLVLGRPLGSTGEDNNVLAQAALGLGLATSAGVTGSLASSLGIDDFQLDTQGSGNSTSVVASGNLTERLSLRYGVGVFEPVNTVALRYKLSKKVYLEAASGLASSLDIFYKRDF, from the coding sequence ATGCTGGTGTTGCTGCTGGGCCTGTTACTGGGGACTCAGACGGGCAGCCGCTGGGCGCTGGGACTGGTGCCGGGTTTGCAGCTTGAGCAGTTCCAGGGGCGTCTGGGGGGGCAATGGCAGGCCGAGCGCGTGTTGTGGGAGCAGGGCGCCGATCGGGTCGAACTGGTTGCACCGGTGTTCGCCTGGTCACCGGCATGCCTGTTGCGCATGACCTTGTGTGTCGAGCGCTTGCAGGCCGAGCAGGTCAATCTTGCCTTCGCCCCTGGCGAGGCCACACCCGACAGCGGGCCGCTGCAATTGCCGGCGCTGAAACTACCGTTGGCAATCGAGCTGGGTGAGGTGCGCATCGGGCACCTGCGTCTGGATGGCAATGAGCAATTGAGCCAGTTGCAACTGGCGGCTCACTGGACTGTTGCGGGCTTGCAGATCGACAGCCTGCAACTGCAACGCGATGACTTGCAGTTGAGCCTGCAAGGCCGGCTGCAACCTGAGGGCGACTGGCCGCTGCAGGTCCAGGGGCAGTTACGGCTGCCCAAGGTCGATGGCCAGGACTGGCAACTGGCGGTACAGATTGAGGGTGAGCTGCAGAAAACCCTAAAGCTCACTGGCGACAGTAGCGGCTACCTGAACGCCCGGCTCAGTGGTGAGCTGCAGGCGCTGGCTGAACAGTTGCCGGCCAAGCTACAGATCAGTGCCCAGGCGTTCAAACCCGGTGCCGAGCTGCCTGACACGCTGCAACTGAATAATCTACAACTCAGCGCCAACGGCAACCTGCAGAGCGGCTATCAATTGCTCGGCTCGGCCAGCCTGGCGTCCGAGCAGCAGCCTGTGGCCTTGAGCCTGCAGGGCAGGGTCGATGCCAAGGGTGCGCAACTGAGCGCCCTGGACCTTACTGCCAGCGCGGACCAGCGCCTCAAGCTCACGGCCAGTGCCGACTGGCAAACAGGCTTGAGCGCCGAGGCGACCATCGATTGGCTGGATTTTCCCTGGCTGCGTCTGTATCCGCTGGAGCCAGCGCCGCAGGTCACGTTGCGCCGCTTCAATGGCCAGGTGCAATACCGCGATGGCAACTATCAGGGCGAATTCAAGGGCGACCTTGACGGGCCGGCGGGGGCGTTCAGCCTGAGCAGTCCGTTCAAGGGCGACCTGCAGCAGATCGCACTGCCACAACTGGCGCTCAATGCCGGTCAAGGCAAGCTCGCGGGAAGCGTGAGTGTACAGTTTGCTGATGCTGTGGCCTGGGAGGCCGCTCTCGAACTGTCGGCGCTGAACCCGGCCTACTGGCTCGCCGAGCTGCCCGGCACTCTGGCCGGTCCGTTACGCAGTAAGGGCCAGATCAAAAATGGCGAACTCAGCCTGGATGCCGACCTTGACCTCAAGGGGCGTCTGCGCGGTCAGGCGGCAGTGCTCAAGGCTGTCGCTCAGGGGGCTGGACAGACCTGGACCCTCGGTACTCTCGATATCCGCCTGGGCGACAACCATATCAACGGCAGTGGCAGCCTGCAGCAGCGCCTGGCCGGTCAGCTGGACCTCAATCTGCCTCGTCTTGGCCAGCTCTGGCCGCACTTGCAGGGGCAGCTCAAGGGTAAGCTGGAAGTCGCCGGAACCCTGCAGGCGCCGCAAGGTACGCTGACCTTGCAGGGCCAGAAACTGGCCCAGGCTGACAATCACTTGCAGCGCTTGACCCTGGATGCCCGACTGGACAGTGCCCAGCGTGCAGTGATTGATCTGCAGGCCGGCGGAATTCGTCTGGGTGATACTGCTCTGGGCGTGCTCACCGCCAAAGGTCGTGGAGACATTCGCCAGCAGCAGCTGGAACTGGCGCTGGACGGACCGCAGCTCAAGCTTGACCTGGGTGTGGATGGGCAACTGGACAAGGGCAACTGGCGTGGACGCCTGGCCAGTGGTCAGATCCAGGCCGGTGGCCAGGACTGGCGCTTGCAGGCACCCGCAAAGCTACAACGCCTGGCCACTGGACAACTGGATTTCGGCGCCCATTGCTGGCGCTCCGGACAAGCCAGCCTGTGCGGCGACGACCAGCGTCTGGCACCCGAGCCGCGCCTGCGTTATCACCTCAAGCAATTCCCGTTGCAAAGCCTGGCGCAATGGTTGCCCAAGGACTTCGCCTGGCAGGGTCTGCTCAACGCCGACATCAATCTGGACCTGCCAGCCAGTGGTCCGAAAGGTACCATTGTGGTCGACGCCAGCGGTGGCACCCTGCGTTTGCGCGAGAAGGATCAATGGCTGGATTTCCCCTACCAGACCCTGCGTTTGCAAAGCACTCTGGCGCCACGCCGGGTTGATACCCGCCTGGATTTCAAGGGTGAGCGTCTGGGCGAACTGTCTCTGGTCACCCGACTCGATCCTGTAGCCCGCAACAAACCATTGAGCGGCGATTTTCGCCTGACCGGGTTGGATATCGCCATTGCCCGCCCGTTTGCACCGATGGTCGAGCGCCTGGCCGGCCAGTTGAACGGCAGCGGGCAGCTGTCTGGCACGTTGCTGGCGCCACAGGTAAACGGCAGCTTGAACCTGAGCGCTGGCGAGGTTGCCGGGGCAGAGTTGCCGATCAGCCTGGAAGACCTGAACCTGCAGGCGCTGATCGCTGGAGAGCAGGTGCAGATTAACGGTGCCTGGAAAAGTGGTGAGGCCGGTCAGGGCAGCCTGCGCGGCCAGGTCGGCTGGGGACGGGCTCTGGCGGTTGACCTGCACCTGCAGGGTCAACGTTTGCCGGTCACCGTCGAGCCCTATGCGAACCTGGAAGTGGCGCCGGACCTGAAGATCAGCCTGCTCGATGACAAGCTGGCGGTGGCGGGTAAGGTTCGGGTACCCAAGGGCAAGATCACGGTGCGTGAGTTGCCGCCTTCGACCGTCAAGGTTTCTGATGACACGGTGATCGTTGGCCATCAGACCGAAGAGGGCAAGGCACCGATGGCAGTTGCCATGGACATCGATGTCGAGGTGGGCCAGGACAAGTTGTCGTTCAGCGGCTTTGGCCTGACCGCCAATCTGCTCGGCCATGTGCACATCGGCGACAACCTCGACACCCGTGGCGAGCTGAGCCTGGCCGACGGACGTTACCGTGCCTACGGCCAGCGCCTGACTATCCGCCGTGCGCGCCTGTTGTTTGCCGGGCCCATCGATCAGCCTTACCTGGATATCGAAGCTATCCGCCAGACCGATGACGTGATTGCCGGTATCCGTCTCAGCGGCAGTGCCGAACAACCCACCACCCAGGTGTTTTCCGAGCCGGCCATGAGTCAGGAACAGGCGCTGTCGTACCTGGTATTGGGGCGCCCCTTGGGTTCCACGGGGGAAGATAACAACGTGCTCGCCCAAGCGGCGCTTGGCCTGGGCCTGGCTACCAGTGCCGGGGTGACTGGCAGCCTGGCCTCAAGCCTGGGGATCGACGATTTCCAGCTGGACACCCAAGGCAGTGGTAACAGCACCAGCGTGGTGGCCAGTGGTAACCTCACCGAACGCTTGAGCTTGCGCTATGGCGTGGGCGTGTTCGAGCCGGTCAACACGGTTGCATTGCGCTACAAGCTGAGCAAGAAGGTCTACCTTGAGGCTGCCAGTGGCCTGGCAAGCTCTCTGGATATTTTCTACAAGCGCGATTTCTGA